A section of the Clostridium felsineum DSM 794 genome encodes:
- a CDS encoding electron transfer flavoprotein subunit alpha/FixB family protein, with product MNKADYKGVWVFAEQRDGELQKVSLELLGKGKEMAEKLSVELTAVLLGHNTEKLSKELLAHGADKVLAADNELLAHFSTDGYAKVICDLVNERKPEILFIGATFIGRDLGPRIAARLSTGLTADCTSLDIDAENRDLLATRPAFGGNLIATIVCSDHRPQMATVRPGVFEKLPVNDANVSDDKIEKVALNLTSADIRTKVVEVVKAAKTIADIGEAKVLVAGGRGVGSKENFARLEELAEVLGGTVAASRAAIEKEWVDKDLQVGQTGKTVRPTLYIACGISGAIQHLAGMQDSDYIIAINKDAEAPIMKVADLAIVGDLNKVVPELIAQIKASNN from the coding sequence ATGAATAAAGCAGATTACAAGGGCGTATGGGTCTTTGCTGAACAAAGAGACGGAGAATTACAAAAGGTATCATTGGAATTATTAGGTAAAGGTAAGGAAATGGCTGAAAAATTAAGTGTTGAATTAACAGCTGTTTTACTTGGACATAATACTGAAAAGTTATCAAAGGAATTATTAGCTCACGGAGCAGATAAGGTTTTAGCAGCAGATAATGAACTTTTAGCACATTTCTCAACTGATGGTTATGCAAAAGTTATATGTGATTTAGTTAATGAAAGAAAGCCAGAAATATTATTTATAGGTGCTACTTTCATAGGAAGAGATTTAGGACCAAGAATAGCAGCAAGACTTTCTACAGGTTTAACTGCTGACTGTACATCACTTGATATAGATGCAGAAAATAGAGATTTATTAGCTACAAGACCAGCATTTGGTGGAAACTTAATAGCTACAATAGTTTGTTCAGATCACAGACCACAAATGGCTACAGTAAGACCTGGTGTGTTTGAGAAATTACCTGTTAACGATGCAAATGTTTCAGATGATAAGATTGAAAAAGTTGCACTTAACTTAACATCAGCAGATATAAGAACAAAGGTTGTTGAGGTTGTTAAGGCAGCTAAAACCATTGCAGATATTGGAGAAGCTAAAGTGTTAGTTGCTGGTGGTAGAGGAGTTGGAAGTAAAGAGAACTTCGCAAGACTTGAAGAATTAGCAGAAGTACTTGGTGGTACAGTAGCAGCTTCAAGAGCAGCAATTGAAAAAGAATGGGTAGATAAAGATCTTCAAGTAGGTCAAACTGGTAAAACTGTAAGACCAACTCTTTATATTGCTTGTGGTATATCAGGAGCAATCCAACATTTGGCAGGTATGCAAGATTCAGATTACATAATTGCTATAAATAAGGATGCAGAAGCACCAATAATGAAGGTAGCTGATTTAGCTATAGTTGGTGACTTAAATAAAGTTGTACCAGAATTGATAGCTCAAATCAAAGCTTCTAACAATTAA